The genomic interval GCCCCTTCCCGCAACAAGACCCGATGTACCGTTTGTTGTAAAGCGCCGGGGAAAGCACCGCGCCGGACTTCGTCTGTACACGGGCCGTTCCCGTCCACAGGCTCACCCGAATCGACTCGACGTCGTCCACGTCGCGGATGACGCCTTCCGAAGCGAGAAAGCCATACACCAGGTCCTCCGCGTAGGTCGGCGTGCACACGAGCGTCGAGAACTCCTCGCCGTTGACGAACAGCGTGAGTGCGAATTCCGTCGCGATCACGTCCTCCTCCTGCCGATACTCCCCGGACCGATATCGGAGCACGAAGCGCCTCCGCGTTTCCGCTCCCCCAAAGCGCGACACGCCATTCACACCTCAGGCCCCCTGTCCTTGTGCGCCGACTCACCCGGCTCGGCGAGCCCGCTGCCCATGCCCTTCAGGAAGGCGAACAGCATAGCGAGCGAGCGACCGACGTCCGGATCGCGCAGCGCCCTAAGGACATCATACACCCCCATTCGCGCGTTTGCCTCGCCCTCGGCGGCGCGCTCGAGGCCCCTGGCCACCGCGTGAAACACGCGCTCCATGTCTTCGGGCGGGACGACGCTCAAAAACTGAACGATGCCTATCAGGTTCTTGAGCCCGTCCGTCACCCCTTTGCGCGAAATCGCATGGACGACCACGCGGAGCACGTCGTCTCCCTGCTCGACCAAAGCCCGCACGATGGGGATGAGCCCCTTCTCCTCGCACGCCTGGAGCAGCCTGAGCCCGTCCACGATGCCATCCGCGCTCTTCAGCACGGCCTCTTCCACGCGCGCCTGCGCCTCGCGCCGCTCGTCCCGCGGCTCGCGCACAATCTGTTGAATCGGTTGCGCCATGGTCTCACCCCCTCGCCTTTTCCTTCGCCGCCTCGGCCACCGGCACGTAACCGCGCCGCGACCACTTCCGTTCGACGCGCACGCCGGATTGCGGATTCGGCCTGTGCATCCGGAAGTTGAACCGTGTCATCGGGCTTTCCCCACGCGGCCGAATCACTTCCATCCGCACCTGCAGCTCCTTGTACGCCGGCGTGTGCGTCGTCTCGTCCGACTCGCTCGACGTGAGGATGTTGATGGCCTCTTCATCGTTGGACGTGTTCATCGGCAAATACATTTGCTTGCCCTTGACTCGATCCGTCACCACGACGGGAAGCTTCAACTCGCCGTACGGCGAGATGAGGCGAACCAACGCCCCCGTCTCGATGCCCCGCTCCTTGGCGAGTTCTGGCGACACCTCGAGGTACGTCGTCGGCACCTTTTCCTTGAGGCCGTGGACGCGATAGGTTAGATTCCCCTCGTGGAAGTGCTCGAGCATGCGGCCGTTGTTGAGATGGAGATCATACTCCGGTTCAAACGCGGTCGGTTCGATCCACCTGGCGGGAACGAGCCGCGCCTTCCCATTCGGGAACGGGAAACCGTTCGTGTAGAGCAGCGGCGTATCGGTCCCGTCGGGATGAACCGGCCACTGCAGGCTGCGATAGCCCTCCAGTCGATCCCAGCGAACCCCCTGCATCAGCGCCGCCAAGCTCGCCATTTCCTCGAGGATTTCGGACGGGTGCGCGTACGTCCAGTTGGCGCCCAGGCGATTGGCGAGATCGCGCAGAATGACCCAGTCCGGGCGAGATTCGCCGAGCGGTTCGAACACCTGGTACAGGCGCTGGATGCGCCGTTCCGTGTTCGTGAACGTGCCCTCCTTCTCCAGGCTCGGGCTCGCGGCGAGCACCACGTCGGCGTACTCAGCAGTCTTGCTGAAGAACACGTCGATCACGACGAGCAGATCCAGCTTCGCAAACGCCTCGCGGACGTAGTGCGAATTCGAGTCGACGAGCGCCATCTCCTCGCCCTGAATGATAAGGGCCCGAAGTTTGCCCTCGTGAATCGCGTCCACCATCTCGTGGTTGTCGAGCCCCTTGCTCGTCGGCAGCTCCACGACCCAGGCCGTCTCGTACTTGGCTCGCACGGCCGGATCATCGACGCGCTCGTAGCCCGGCATGTACACCGGGCTGCAGCCCATGTCGCCCGCCCCTTGGACGTTGTTGTGGCCTCGGAGCGGATAGGCCCCGGTGCCTGGGCGCCCGACGTTCCCCGTGACGAGCAGGAGGTTGCAGATGGCGGTGCTGGTCTCGCTGCCCCCCTTGTGCTGCGTCACGCCCATCGCCCAACAGATGCAGGTGGACTTGGCCTCATGGATCATCGTGGCGATCTGAATCACGGTGTCGCGCGGCACGCCCGTCACGCGCTCGGCGTACTCGAGCGTATACGGCTCGAGCGAGCGGACGAAATCTTCAAAACCGTCGACGCGATCGCGCACGAAGTCGGCGTCGTGCCAACCCTGGTCGATGATGTACCTCGTCACGGCCGAGATGAGCACCAGATCGGTTCCAGGATTCGGCCGGACGAACAGGTCGGCGCGGTGCGCCATATCGTGTTCGCGAAGGTCGATCACGATGTGCTTCTGGCCGTACTTCTTCTTGGCCCGCCGCATGCGGGTCGAGAAGACGGGGTGGGACTCGGCCGGGTTCGCGCCAATGATGATGAGCAGATCGGCCATGGCGAGATCGTGGAGCGAGCCGGTGTCGCCGCCGTAACCCATGGTCCGGCGCAGACCCTCGGTGGCGGGCGACTGGCAGTACCGTGAACAGTTGTCGATGTTGTTCGTGTGGAGAACGGCGCGGGCGAGTTTTTGCATCAGGTAGTTTTCCTCGTTGGTGCACTTCGAGGACGAGATCAATGCGATGGCATCGTCGCCGTATTGCTGGCGGATTTCCGTCAGGCGCTTCGCGACGAAGTCCAAGGCCTCGTCCCACGACACCTCATGAAACGCGTCGCCCTTGCGGATGAGGGGCTTCGTGAGGCGGTCCGGGCTATTCACAAAATCCCAGCCGAACTTTCCCTTGACGCAGGTGGAGATCTGGTTGGTCGGCGCCTCCATCTGCGGTTCGACCTTCAGGATGTCCCGGTCCTTCGTCCAGATGTCAAACGAGCAGCCCACGCCGCAGTACGTGCACACGGTCTTCGTGCGCTTGATGCGGGAATTCCGCATGTGGCTCTCGATCTCGGAGATGGCAAAGATGGCGCGGTAGCCGGGCTCCACCGCCTTCGTCACGTCGATCATCCGCTGCAGCGGCTCCGGTTCGATGCCCGTGAGGAATCCAGCCTTGCCGAGCATCGACTTCTCCATGAGCGCATTGCAGGGGCAGACGGTCACGCAGTGGCCGCACGAGACGCACGACGACTCGTTGATGGGGACGTCATTGTCCCAGATGACGCGCGGAATCTCGCGATCCCAGTCGATGGAAAGCACTTCACTGACCTGCAGGTTCTGACACGCCTCGACGCATCGCCCGCAGAGGATGCACTGGCTCGGATCGTACCGGTAGAACGGGTGCGACATGTCGACTTCGTACGGCTTCTCGCGGAACGGGTACGACTGATGGTCGATGTCCATCGCCATCGTGGTGTTGTGCACCACGCAGTTGCCGTTGTTGTTGTCGCAGACCGTGCAGTAGAGGTCGTGGTTTTTCAGGATGCGATCCATCGCCTCCTTGCGCGCGTACCGCGCGGCCACGGATTTGGTGCGGACCGACATGCCCTCGACGACCGGGGTCGCGCACGCCCGGACGAGATCGCCATTCACCTCTACCATGCACGTGTCGCAGGTCTCGATGGGGCCAAGCGCAGGATGATAACAGATGTGGGGAAAGTCTAGGCCAGCCGCCAACATCGCCTGCAGGATGGTCTCCCCCTCGGTCGCCGTCAGGGGCGATCCGTCCAGCGTGAAGGTTCGCTTCAAATCAACGCTCATCTCGATCCCTCCTGCACTCGGGTGATCACACGTCTTCCATTAGGATGCCCAATTGGTTGGCAACCGTTCAGTTCCAGGCGGGCGGCTGCCGCAAACCTTCCACCACCACCTTCCAGTTTGTTTCCGGGCGATCGCAGCGAAAGCCCCGACAGACGAAGTACTGCGGAGTTCCATCTCCGGCCATCGGGTACATGGCCACGTCGCCGCGCGCGTCACTCGTCAGCCAGACCGCCTCCGGCAGCTCCATGGCCCCGAGTTCCCTGGCCCGCAACGCCGCTTCCTCCTGTGGCGCCGCGATGACGATTTCCGTGGATCCCACTTCGCTCATCATGGCCGCGGTCACCAGCCACAGGCAGTCCATGGGCGCTGACGCGATGTCCCCGCCAAACGCGCGGACGAGGCCATCCAGCCGATCCGCATATTCGGCGTCGCCCGTCAGCGCGTGCAAAATCCACAAGTTGTGCGCCGACTGGCTGTTGGCGGACGGCATCGCGCCGTCATACACGGGCTTCGGCACCGCGATGAGCGACTCCGCATCTCGGCCGTAAAACGTGTACCCGCCCTGGGCCTTGTCCCAAAAGAGGGCATCCTGCACCGCCTGCCAATGCCGGGCGCGATCCAGATACGCGCGGTCGAGCGTGGCGCGATACAGCTCCAGATACGCGGCGACGAGATAGGCGTGATCGTCCGCGTACGCGAAGATACCGGCCTCGCCGTCCCGATACCGCGCGAGGAGCCTGCCGTCGTCGGCGCGCATCAAGATGCGCTCGATGGCCGCCACCACCTCCCTGGCCCGGTCCACCCACGCCGTCTCTTTGCACGCGAGGCCAGCGCGCGCAAGCCCATACGCCATGAGCGCATTCCAAGCCGTCAGGCACTTGTCGTCAATGGCCGGGCGTTCGCGCGCGTCCCGAACCGCGCGCAGCTTCTCGTTGAGGGCGTCGAGCTTCTGCCAGAGTTCCTCTTCGGTCATGCCGCGAGAAGCCGCGAACGCCGCCGGATCCTGATCGATGTAGTTGGGCACATTCGCCCCTTCGAAGTTGCCGGCTTCCGTAATGTCGTAGAAGGCGTTGTACAGTTCGCCGTCTTCAGGGCCGAGCGCCGCGATCACGTCCTCCGGCCGCCAGAAGTAAAAGCGGCCCTCGCCGCCCGACGAGTCTGCGTCCACCGCGCTGTAGTACAGACCCTCGGGCGATCGCATCTCGCGTTCGAAAAACGCGACGGTCTGCCGGACGAAGCGCAGGAATGCCGGATCTTTGGCGTGGGCGTAGGCGTCTGCGTACGCGGCGAGCGCCAGCGCGTTGTCGTACAACATCTTCTCGAAGTGCGGCACGCGCCAGAACGGGTCCGTGCTGTAGCGCGCCATGCCGCCGCCGACGTGATCGACAATGCCGCCACGCTGAATGGCGCGAAGCGTGGACAACGCCATGGCAGCCGCGCGCTCGCTCGGGCGCAGGCGCGCGTAGCGCAGCAAAAATTGGACGCGGTGGAACGTGGGGAACTTCGGCGCCGGGCCGAATCCGCCGTACTCCGTGTCGAACGTCGCTTCCAGGGCCTCATACGCTCGATCCGCCGCTTCCCGGCCGCGCGCTTCACCCGCTTGGCCCTCGAACAGGGGCTGCATGCGCTCCGCCATCGATCGGCTCGCCCGCTCCAGCCGCGCGCGATCCGTCTGCCACAGCCTGGCGATCTCCTGCAGGATCTGAATCAGCCCCGGCCGCCCGTACCGCGGCGTCTTGGGAAAGTAAGTTCCGGCGAAAAACGGATGGCCGTCGGGCGTCATGATGATGGTGAGCGGCCATCCCCCCTCACCTTGCAAGGCCTGGCAATAGGTCATGTAGATGTGATCGATGTCCGGCCGCTCCTCGCGGTCGACTTTGATGGCGACGTAGTGGGCATTGAGAATGGCGGCCACAGTCTCATCCTCGAAGGATTCGTGGGCCATCACGTGACACCAATGGCAGGTCGAAGGGAACTCCTTGGGCCCCCGAGGGGGCTACGAATAGCCGATGGACAAAAACACAGGCTTCGACTCGCGCTTGGCTCTCTGAAAGGCTTCTGGACACCAGGGGTACCAGTCGACGGGCTGATGGGCGTGTTGGAGCAGATAAGGCGACTTTTCGTGAATGAGCCGATTCGTGTGCCTCGCGGGACCTGGGTGAACCACGCCGCGCACATCCTTTCTGGATTCGTTTTCCTTCATTCTACCGCAATTCGACGGAGGAAGATACGGGAAGCATGGTTTGGTGGATACCATTTTCTTTCTCTCAAGTTGGGGTGAAGTCCTTCTTTGTGCTCGAAAAACCCTTGCCGCACAAGGGCTCGTGATTCTGCAAAAGGCTCATGCAATAATCCTGCGATTGAAGCCGAAACGTAGGCGGAATATACGAGAAGTTC from Alicyclobacillus acidocaldarius subsp. acidocaldarius DSM 446 carries:
- a CDS encoding DUF1641 domain-containing protein; amino-acid sequence: MAQPIQQIVREPRDERREAQARVEEAVLKSADGIVDGLRLLQACEEKGLIPIVRALVEQGDDVLRVVVHAISRKGVTDGLKNLIGIVQFLSVVPPEDMERVFHAVARGLERAAEGEANARMGVYDVLRALRDPDVGRSLAMLFAFLKGMGSGLAEPGESAHKDRGPEV
- the fdhF gene encoding formate dehydrogenase subunit alpha, whose protein sequence is MSVDLKRTFTLDGSPLTATEGETILQAMLAAGLDFPHICYHPALGPIETCDTCMVEVNGDLVRACATPVVEGMSVRTKSVAARYARKEAMDRILKNHDLYCTVCDNNNGNCVVHNTTMAMDIDHQSYPFREKPYEVDMSHPFYRYDPSQCILCGRCVEACQNLQVSEVLSIDWDREIPRVIWDNDVPINESSCVSCGHCVTVCPCNALMEKSMLGKAGFLTGIEPEPLQRMIDVTKAVEPGYRAIFAISEIESHMRNSRIKRTKTVCTYCGVGCSFDIWTKDRDILKVEPQMEAPTNQISTCVKGKFGWDFVNSPDRLTKPLIRKGDAFHEVSWDEALDFVAKRLTEIRQQYGDDAIALISSSKCTNEENYLMQKLARAVLHTNNIDNCSRYCQSPATEGLRRTMGYGGDTGSLHDLAMADLLIIIGANPAESHPVFSTRMRRAKKKYGQKHIVIDLREHDMAHRADLFVRPNPGTDLVLISAVTRYIIDQGWHDADFVRDRVDGFEDFVRSLEPYTLEYAERVTGVPRDTVIQIATMIHEAKSTCICWAMGVTQHKGGSETSTAICNLLLVTGNVGRPGTGAYPLRGHNNVQGAGDMGCSPVYMPGYERVDDPAVRAKYETAWVVELPTSKGLDNHEMVDAIHEGKLRALIIQGEEMALVDSNSHYVREAFAKLDLLVVIDVFFSKTAEYADVVLAASPSLEKEGTFTNTERRIQRLYQVFEPLGESRPDWVILRDLANRLGANWTYAHPSEILEEMASLAALMQGVRWDRLEGYRSLQWPVHPDGTDTPLLYTNGFPFPNGKARLVPARWIEPTAFEPEYDLHLNNGRMLEHFHEGNLTYRVHGLKEKVPTTYLEVSPELAKERGIETGALVRLISPYGELKLPVVVTDRVKGKQMYLPMNTSNDEEAINILTSSESDETTHTPAYKELQVRMEVIRPRGESPMTRFNFRMHRPNPQSGVRVERKWSRRGYVPVAEAAKEKARG